DNA sequence from the Burkholderia pyrrocinia genome:
GACGGCTCGTGGCGGAAGCAGTACGAGAACACGTCGACGATCCGGCCGTCGCCGGGCAGCGCACCCGCGCGTGCGACGACCGGATAGACCGGGTAGCACGCGGCCGGCGTCATCACGACGTAGGTCGGCTTCTGGTTTTCCGTCCAGTCGTCGCCGCGATCGAGGCATTGCAACAGGCGCTGGTGCTGCTGCTCGTCGCCGCAGAACGCATGCACGCTGCCCGCGAGCTGCGGGAAGCTCTTCATGTATTCGCTGCGCTCGAATTCGGTGCGGCTCATCGCCGGCGGGAAGCGCAGCACTTCGGCCTGTTGATCCGCACCGAGGCGCGTGACGAACGCGTCGAGCGCTTCGACGACGCGCTCGAACCGTTCGCTGCGGCCGAACAGGCCCTGGATGCCGGTCGAGACCAGCAGGCCCGCGTCGATCAGCGCATCGCGCAGCGGGTTGACGCCCGCGCGGTCGAGCGGCGCGTCGGCGGGAGAGGAGGCGGCGGAGGGCACGGCGAGGCGATCGTTCACGAATGTTTCTCCAGCGTCGCAGGACGCAGCGCGAGCAGCAGGCTCGCAGTGTTGGCGGCAATGCGGTCGTTGCTGATCATCAGCGGCGCCGCGTGCAGGTCGCGAATGTGGCGGCCGATGCTGAACGGCGTGCCTTGCTTGTAGCCGGCCATCCCGCAGATCATCATCGCCTGTTGCGCGACTTCCAGCGCGGTCGACGACACGTAGGTCTTCAGCGTGTTGATCTCGGCGGCCCAGGCCATGCCGGCCGACCACGAGCGGGACGACGTATTCGCATGAAGCCGCAGCACGTTGTCGACACGGGCCTGCATCGCCTGCATCAGCTCGAGCGATTCGGCGATGCGCCGCGACGCGGGCGACGGTGCGCCATCGGTCTGGCGTGCCTGCGCGCGGAAGAACTGGTGCGCGCGATGGAACGCG
Encoded proteins:
- a CDS encoding amino acid--[acyl-carrier-protein] ligase — translated: MNDRLAVPSAASSPADAPLDRAGVNPLRDALIDAGLLVSTGIQGLFGRSERFERVVEALDAFVTRLGADQQAEVLRFPPAMSRTEFERSEYMKSFPQLAGSVHAFCGDEQQHQRLLQCLDRGDDWTENQKPTYVVMTPAACYPVYPVVARAGALPGDGRIVDVFSYCFRHEPSLDPTRMQLFRMREYVRIGTPEQIVAFRETWIERGTRMIDALRLPNAIDLANDPFFGRGGKIVANSQREQNLKFELLIPIEHDDRQTACLSFNYHMDHFGLLWDIRTATGDVAHTGCVGFGLERLTLALFRHHGFDIDAWPRDVRDVLWGTP
- a CDS encoding acyl-CoA dehydrogenase family protein, with protein sequence MVPVSHILWAAVWIGVAGDAFHRAHQFFRAQARQTDGAPSPASRRIAESLELMQAMQARVDNVLRLHANTSSRSWSAGMAWAAEINTLKTYVSSTALEVAQQAMMICGMAGYKQGTPFSIGRHIRDLHAAPLMISNDRIAANTASLLLALRPATLEKHS